A DNA window from Thermosynechococcaceae cyanobacterium Okahandja contains the following coding sequences:
- a CDS encoding GNAT family N-acetyltransferase, whose translation MTDMLVKLYDLTVDWPAMASHQQQGIDYRQPLGSETDLILQWVQQRFSAGWCSEVRVALCQRPPRMMIAVREGELLGFACYDAAALGLFGPMAVAESYRGQGIGRLLLQLTLWQMKAAGYAYAVIGWVSSEAFYTKAVGAIAIPESRPGLWRTALKHP comes from the coding sequence ATGACGGATATGCTGGTGAAACTCTATGACCTCACAGTGGACTGGCCAGCTATGGCCTCGCACCAGCAGCAGGGGATTGATTATCGTCAGCCGCTTGGTTCGGAAACCGATTTAATTTTGCAGTGGGTGCAGCAGCGATTTAGTGCGGGCTGGTGCAGTGAGGTCAGGGTTGCCCTTTGTCAACGACCGCCGCGCATGATGATTGCGGTGCGAGAGGGGGAACTGCTGGGGTTTGCTTGCTATGATGCTGCCGCGCTGGGGCTGTTTGGCCCGATGGCGGTGGCGGAGTCTTACCGGGGACAAGGGATTGGGCGGCTGTTGTTGCAGTTAACGCTGTGGCAAATGAAGGCGGCAGGTTATGCCTACGCAGTGATTGGTTGGGTCTCCTCAGAAGCCTTTTATACTAAGGCTGTAGGGGCGATCGCCATCCCGGAGTCCCGCCCCGGACTCTGGCGCACCGCACTGAAGCACCCTTAG
- a CDS encoding thioredoxin family protein yields the protein MGASTAADGQRLRNFLIAMVAIFLSLALLVAVRGGNQPLTLAEQAGQATPWEVAQTNGKPTLLEFYANWCSSCRAMAKDLADLKATYRDRLNFVMLNVDNSKWLPEIERFGVDGIPHFVFLNAQQEPQGVAIGLQPKEIMAKNLEALSHGLPLPHGQRSGEVSELPSPLAKERSDDPRSHGG from the coding sequence ATGGGGGCATCTACAGCAGCAGACGGTCAGCGCCTACGCAACTTCCTCATTGCCATGGTGGCAATTTTCCTGAGTTTGGCTTTGCTGGTGGCCGTGCGGGGGGGGAACCAACCCCTCACGTTAGCGGAGCAGGCCGGTCAGGCAACCCCTTGGGAGGTGGCTCAAACCAATGGGAAGCCTACCCTGCTAGAGTTTTATGCCAACTGGTGTAGCAGTTGCCGCGCAATGGCCAAGGACCTCGCAGACCTGAAGGCCACCTACCGCGATCGCCTCAACTTTGTCATGCTCAACGTTGACAACAGCAAGTGGCTACCGGAAATTGAACGGTTTGGTGTGGATGGTATCCCCCACTTTGTCTTTTTGAATGCCCAGCAGGAACCCCAAGGGGTGGCGATCGGTTTGCAACCGAAGGAGATTATGGCCAAAAACCTTGAAGCCCTCAGTCATGGTCTGCCGCTGCCCCATGGGCAACGGAGTGGGGAGGTGTCTGAGTTGCCTAGTCCCCTTGCGAAAGAGCGCAGTGATGATCCGCGCAGTCACGGGGGCTAA
- a CDS encoding BsuBI/PstI family type II restriction endonuclease, producing the protein METRSLLVEPIQRDNLLERVDFLRLEASQRLTADRAEKGQFFTPKKIACFMASMFAKRPHTLNLLDAGAGVGSLSAAFIAEACQWNPKPSIMTITAYEIDPILTEYLHITLGYCQEVCRQEKINFEYKVIQDDYIRASVDALSGNTLFASCKSFNAAILNPPYRKINAHSTTRRLLQKVGIETTNLYAAFLWLTIRLLESNGELVAITPRSFCNGPYFLPFREVLLRTMSINHIHVFDYRDRAFEEDNVLQENVILHATRARQQEKVAISSSADPNDPSITVREVEYDQLVYPDDPNSFIHIVTDGLRQRIGQKARSLSASLDELGITVSTGKVVDFRAAGFLTENPDAETIPLIYPSNFLQGYVAWPNRQNRKPFAIRLAEETTSLFVPSGWYVLVKRFSAKEEKRRVVAAICDPTRLNAEFIGIENHLNYYHQNGKGLPPLVAKGLAAFLNSTLVDEYFRQFSGHTQVNATDLRNLRYPSLSQLMAIGEKIGDEFPKEEEIDQIVLGILGMDTTNTDVKAKKRIEEALDILRSLQVPRAQLNQRSALTLLALLDMKPDTDWSNASAPLRGITEMMDYFRDHFGISYAPNTRETVRRFTVHQFVQMGLVIANPDDIARPVNSPKTKYQVDTGLLKVIRTYRTREWDRNLRAYLKNSQELRKLREKEREMTLIPVKLPDGREVRITAGGQNALIKQIIEQFCPRFTPEGWVVYVGDAGDKLRVYEQHILAQLGVIVDEHSKMPDVVVYFKDKKWLVLIEAVTSHGPIDIKRHNELKQLFRYSKAPLVFVTAFPTRKVMMKYLQEIAWETEVWVAEESSHLIHFNGERFLGPYDE; encoded by the coding sequence ATGGAAACTAGAAGCCTGTTAGTAGAACCTATACAGCGTGACAATCTTCTTGAACGAGTAGATTTTCTGCGCTTGGAAGCTAGCCAGAGATTAACAGCGGATCGTGCAGAAAAAGGGCAGTTTTTTACTCCCAAGAAGATAGCGTGTTTTATGGCAAGTATGTTTGCCAAGAGACCGCACACGCTGAATCTTCTTGACGCGGGCGCGGGTGTTGGTTCGTTATCAGCGGCATTCATTGCTGAAGCTTGTCAATGGAATCCAAAGCCGTCAATTATGACAATAACTGCCTATGAAATCGATCCGATTTTGACAGAGTACTTACACATAACGCTTGGCTATTGCCAAGAAGTATGCCGCCAGGAAAAGATTAATTTTGAATATAAAGTTATACAAGATGATTACATCAGGGCATCTGTGGATGCTTTAAGTGGAAACACTCTATTCGCTTCTTGCAAGTCTTTTAATGCCGCTATTCTCAATCCTCCCTACAGAAAGATAAACGCTCACTCTACCACACGGCGTCTTCTGCAAAAGGTTGGGATTGAGACCACTAATCTGTATGCGGCGTTTCTTTGGCTGACAATCAGATTGCTAGAGTCCAATGGAGAGCTTGTTGCAATTACGCCAAGAAGCTTTTGCAACGGCCCCTATTTTCTCCCGTTTAGGGAAGTGCTTCTAAGAACGATGTCCATAAATCATATCCACGTTTTTGACTATAGAGATCGGGCTTTTGAGGAAGATAATGTTTTACAAGAAAACGTAATTCTTCACGCTACAAGAGCCCGTCAACAAGAGAAAGTGGCAATTTCGTCAAGCGCCGATCCCAATGACCCATCCATAACCGTTCGTGAAGTTGAATACGATCAACTTGTTTATCCCGATGATCCCAATTCGTTTATACATATCGTTACTGATGGACTCAGGCAGAGAATTGGGCAGAAAGCTCGTAGCCTCTCTGCCTCGCTTGATGAATTAGGCATCACTGTTTCCACTGGCAAGGTTGTTGACTTTCGCGCCGCTGGTTTTCTGACAGAAAACCCAGATGCGGAAACAATCCCTTTGATTTATCCGAGTAACTTTTTACAAGGCTATGTTGCTTGGCCTAATCGACAAAATAGAAAACCCTTTGCTATAAGATTAGCAGAAGAAACTACCAGCCTGTTTGTGCCTTCTGGTTGGTATGTTTTGGTTAAACGCTTCTCGGCAAAAGAAGAAAAAAGGCGCGTCGTTGCAGCCATATGTGATCCTACTCGTCTAAACGCTGAATTCATAGGCATCGAAAATCATCTAAATTACTATCATCAAAACGGGAAAGGGCTGCCCCCTCTAGTAGCAAAAGGCTTGGCCGCTTTTCTCAATTCGACCTTAGTGGATGAATACTTCAGGCAGTTCAGTGGACATACACAGGTAAACGCGACAGACCTGCGCAATCTCAGGTACCCATCATTATCCCAGTTGATGGCAATAGGCGAGAAAATAGGGGATGAATTTCCTAAAGAAGAAGAAATTGATCAAATAGTCTTAGGAATACTAGGAATGGATACTACAAATACTGACGTAAAAGCGAAAAAGAGAATTGAAGAGGCCCTTGATATCCTGCGATCCCTCCAAGTACCAAGAGCACAACTTAACCAACGTTCTGCGTTGACTTTGCTGGCTTTGCTTGATATGAAGCCCGATACAGATTGGAGTAATGCCTCAGCTCCCTTGCGCGGCATTACCGAAATGATGGATTATTTCCGTGATCACTTCGGAATTTCTTACGCGCCGAACACCCGCGAGACAGTTCGGCGTTTTACAGTTCACCAATTTGTGCAAATGGGGTTAGTTATTGCTAATCCAGATGATATTGCAAGACCCGTCAACAGCCCAAAGACAAAGTATCAAGTTGATACTGGTCTTCTCAAGGTGATTCGCACATACAGAACAAGGGAGTGGGACAGGAATCTGAGAGCCTACCTCAAGAATTCACAAGAATTGCGCAAATTGCGTGAGAAAGAACGCGAAATGACTCTCATACCAGTAAAACTGCCAGATGGTAGAGAAGTCAGAATTACCGCAGGCGGGCAGAATGCTCTAATAAAACAAATTATCGAACAGTTTTGTCCTCGCTTCACCCCTGAAGGCTGGGTTGTTTACGTCGGTGACGCAGGCGATAAACTCAGGGTATATGAGCAACATATCCTTGCACAGTTAGGTGTTATTGTTGACGAACACAGTAAAATGCCTGACGTAGTGGTTTATTTCAAAGACAAAAAATGGCTTGTACTTATCGAAGCAGTCACTAGCCACGGCCCCATTGACATTAAACGCCACAATGAACTCAAGCAGTTGTTCAGATATAGCAAAGCTCCTTTGGTATTTGTAACTGCATTTCCAACGCGAAAGGTGATGATGAAATATCTTCAGGAAATTGCTTGGGAAACAGAAGTATGGGTGGCTGAAGAATCTAGCCATCTGATACATTTCAACGGTGAACGTTTTCTTGGCCCATACGATGAGTAA